The sequence below is a genomic window from Setaria italica strain Yugu1 chromosome IV, Setaria_italica_v2.0, whole genome shotgun sequence.
ATGTCTTGTACTAATTCAATTTTTCATTTTAGGTTctaattccaataaatatcaaAGAAACACATTGGTATTTGGCTATTATTAACACACAGAAGTGTGAAATACAAGTACTTGACTCGTTGTGTTGGGACTCCAACCGAGTTGATCTTGCCGATACGGTCAGTTTCTACAGCATCCATACTTCTTTGATATTATAAATTGATCCTACATTTAAATGTATTTTTTCTGTTATTAATAATTTAACAGCTGCAAGGACTACAATTTCATTTGGACATAATTGGAAGGCAACAAAACTTGATTAGCCATAACTGGAAAGACCTCCAGATTATTTCATGGACAATCACAGAACAAGTACAAGAGCCAATGCAGAAAGATGGGTATGTTTCTAAAATATATGCTAACAAATATAagattatttattttcttgtttggagtACTCATTGTTTTTTAACCATGCAGCTCATCTTGTGGACTGTTCATGCTCAAGTTTATGGAATACTGGACTGGAGATTCACTATCTCATCCTATTACAcaggtttttgttttttatcttATGGAATAATATAAAGTCAATGACATGCTAATTTTTTACAAGTTCTAATAATGATTGGTACTATGCAGGAAGATATTAATTGTTTTAGGTATAAGTTAGCAGGCATTCTATTATGTTGGAAAACAAACACAGCACAAACAACTCATCAAAATATGTCATTGTTGGGAAGTTCAAATGACCAAAAAGAAACCAAGGCAACAGATTCATTATTAGAGGAAACAAAATACCAATCATTAATGTCTATTCTTTCTAAGATCAATGAAAATGAGTTAGTTGGCGGCCTTTGTGACTACATCAAATCAATTAATTGTCCAGAGACCTTGGAGTAAGAACCTTCTTATTACTACTGtctatattttttattaatagAATAATACAATGTACAACATAAGTATTCCATTTTGTTATTCTCTTGAACTTATGATGATCAGATGTTGCATGCTGCATTGCCCCTTGTTATGAACCGAATGGATATAAACTTTGTAGAGCTATTGTTGGTCTTGCTTGTACATATCAGGGACCTTTTAGCCAATATTTTGTGCAAGTTAACTGTTTCATGGTAATTTGGCTTTGTGTTCCCATATACTATGTTGTAAGTTTATGGTGTACTGTTCCTCCTGTTATATTCTGTTAATAAGACAATTTTTTCTTTGTCTGGACTGTGTGAAGCCATCTTTTTCTCTTAATGCAGAAAAGTATGGGTGAGAAATTCCAAGCCATATTCCATTAGCTTGACTGTCAGGAAGCTGCAAGAAATTCTGAAGGAAGATCTGCCCATGGACCGTGATTGTTTGAATTTGGTTATTCGAAAATTCATGTTTGACGAGATCCAAATGATGAAGAAAACCAAAGGAACAATATCAAAGCATTATCTAGACACGAGGTTTTGGGTATGTTCTTATAATCATAATATAaataaattcttttttttccttaggTTTTTAACCACTATTTTATTTCATAGATGATTACTGATTTTGGACGACACCCAAACTTCCGTAAAAAGTTAGATGTGGAACAACTTGCAGAAACCGTTTGTAGCTAGCCTGGTGTTAATTATAGTGTTTCAAGATGCAAATTGGTAAGACATCACTTCCCTATACCTATAAGCACAACCTATAAGCACAGTTCTTGCTATTATAGCTACTagccttcttgtacattttaaTGCTCTTGCTTTTGTTCTAACAAATAGCATTTTGCAGATTCTTATACCAATAGTACAATTCAATAAAACCTATTTCTGTTTATACTAAACCAAGATACAAGAACCGTCTATATTTTAGACCCTACTCCACTTGACCCTGTTTACAAATACAACCCAAATGCAAGATATGTGAAGAAACTTTTATGTATTGCTGAATTTTTGCCAAAAGCCATGTCAAAAGTATGCCCTGGTTCTAGATGGAGTGAGGATGTTTTCCTATGGCGTCAAATAATTTTATCTGATGTTCCTATCGAAAACAGGTAAGCATTCTTATAAGCACTGTTCAGATATGGTAGCTCAGGATTGAGTTGAAGTTTGATTTTAGCACCTGGGTAACACTGCATGTAAAT
It includes:
- the LOC111257085 gene encoding ubiquitin-like-specific protease 1A, which produces MTDLDYCALMTIESSLESDILVKIDDIFVTQSQLSCLLDPKKFLNDDVISAYICCIKYQAHLESRNDVKFYFENPFITVILKRDGKLGVGQDGNHITKIVRNYLKHEMVLIPINIKETHWYLAIINTQKCEIQVLDSLCWDSNRVDLADTLQGLQFHLDIIGRQQNLISHNWKDLQIISWTITEQVQEPMQKDGSSCGLFMLKFMEYWTGDSLSHPITQEDINCFRYKLAGILLCWKTNTAQTTHQNMSLLGSSNDQKETKATDSLLEETKYQSLMSILSKINENELVGGLCDYIKSINCPETLE